From the genome of Flavobacterium ovatum, one region includes:
- a CDS encoding tryptophan 2,3-dioxygenase family protein: MNIKESTGTILKNIELKYEAIDQKTDTQLEGLLWSKPMTYWDYIHTDALLNLQVQRTTLPDEMVFILYHQVNELTFKMILWEIDQIANTPNLQADFFAERLERVSRYFDMLTTSFSIMENGMDVEQYMKFRNTLTPASGFQSAQYRLIEFSSTDLINLVDYRYRKTIDKRMSVEDVFEKLYWQAAGKDHQTGKKSFTLESFEKKYKATFLTFMEEHKSCNIWRKFKQLSVDDQNNSVLIEAMRHLDYTINITWVMQHLKVAIKYIDQSGQGDGEATGGSDWRKYMHPKYQKRIFFPELWSVVELENWGEEK; encoded by the coding sequence ATGAACATTAAGGAGAGTACGGGCACTATTTTAAAAAATATAGAATTAAAATACGAAGCTATAGACCAAAAGACAGATACACAACTAGAAGGGTTGCTTTGGTCTAAACCCATGACTTATTGGGATTATATACATACTGATGCATTGTTAAATTTGCAAGTTCAAAGAACAACCTTACCTGATGAAATGGTTTTTATCCTATACCATCAAGTAAACGAGTTAACTTTTAAAATGATACTTTGGGAAATAGATCAAATAGCCAATACTCCTAATCTCCAGGCTGATTTTTTTGCAGAACGACTGGAAAGAGTAAGCCGTTATTTTGATATGCTGACTACTTCATTCAGTATTATGGAGAATGGTATGGATGTAGAACAGTACATGAAATTTAGAAATACACTTACGCCAGCCAGCGGATTCCAAAGTGCTCAATACCGTTTGATTGAATTTAGTTCTACAGATTTGATTAATCTAGTAGATTATAGATATAGAAAAACAATTGATAAAAGGATGTCTGTAGAAGATGTTTTTGAAAAATTGTATTGGCAAGCCGCAGGAAAGGATCATCAAACAGGTAAAAAATCATTCACTCTAGAGTCATTTGAAAAGAAATACAAAGCAACTTTCTTAACTTTTATGGAAGAACATAAAAGTTGTAATATTTGGCGAAAATTCAAACAACTTTCAGTTGATGATCAAAATAATTCAGTGCTTATTGAAGCGATGAGACATTTAGATTATACTATAAATATCACATGGGTGATGCAACATTTAAAAGTAGCTATAAAATACATTGACCAAAGTGGACAAGGTGATGGTGAAGCTACTGGAGGAAGTGACTGGAGAAAATACATGCATCCTAAATATCAAAAGAGAATATTTTTTCCGGAGTTATGGTCTGTAGTGGAATTGGAAAATTGGGGAGAAGAAAAGTAA
- the pgi gene encoding glucose-6-phosphate isomerase, translating to MALQTINPTTTASWSKLQKHFEAIKNVSMQEMFKGDTSRTEKFNIQWNDFLIDYSKNNISQETIALLLELANEMGLKEAIADYFDGAIINKTEDRAVLHTALRAKESEVVTVNGVNVIPEVYEVKAKIKAFTNEVVSGQRKGYTGKAFTDVVNIGIGGSDLGPAMVVEALKYYKNQLDVHFVSNVDGDHVQEIIKKLNPETTLFVIVSKTFTTQETLTNSETIRKWFLESAKQEDVAKHFVAVSTNLEKVTAFGINPDNVFPMWDWVGGRFSLWSAVGLTISLAVGYDNYAQLLEGANEMDTHFKTTDFDQNAPVILGLLSVWYNNFFGAESEALIPYTQYLQKLAPYLQQGTMESNGKSVGRDGKPVDYQTGTIIWGEPGTNAQHAFFQLIHQGTKLIPSDFIGYVKPLYGDEDHHDKLMSNYFAQTEALLHGKTTAQVQAEFDKQGLDAATAAYLLPFKVFTGNKPTNTILIEKLSPRTLGSLIAMYEHKIFVQGIIWNIFSFDQWGVELGKQLANSILEEINTKSVKDHDSSTSFLLNYFLKNK from the coding sequence ATGGCTTTACAAACAATTAATCCAACAACAACTGCCTCTTGGAGCAAACTTCAAAAACATTTTGAAGCAATTAAAAACGTTTCTATGCAAGAGATGTTCAAAGGAGATACTTCTAGGACAGAAAAATTTAATATTCAATGGAATGATTTCTTAATTGATTATTCTAAAAACAATATCAGCCAAGAAACCATTGCTTTACTGCTGGAATTAGCAAACGAAATGGGCTTGAAAGAAGCGATAGCCGATTATTTTGATGGTGCTATTATCAACAAAACCGAGGACAGAGCTGTACTTCACACCGCTTTGAGAGCCAAAGAGTCAGAAGTTGTTACTGTAAATGGAGTAAATGTAATTCCAGAAGTGTATGAAGTAAAAGCAAAAATTAAAGCGTTTACCAATGAAGTGGTTTCGGGACAGCGAAAAGGATATACAGGTAAAGCTTTTACAGATGTGGTAAACATCGGTATTGGAGGATCTGATCTTGGGCCTGCAATGGTGGTTGAAGCACTTAAATATTATAAAAATCAACTAGATGTTCATTTCGTTTCTAACGTTGATGGGGATCATGTGCAAGAGATCATCAAGAAATTAAATCCAGAAACAACACTTTTTGTTATTGTTTCTAAAACGTTTACGACTCAAGAAACTTTGACGAACTCAGAAACAATTCGCAAATGGTTCTTGGAATCGGCTAAGCAAGAAGATGTTGCCAAACATTTCGTGGCGGTTTCTACCAATTTAGAAAAAGTAACGGCATTCGGAATCAATCCTGACAACGTATTCCCAATGTGGGACTGGGTTGGAGGTCGTTTTTCTTTATGGAGTGCGGTAGGTTTAACAATAAGTCTAGCAGTTGGTTATGATAATTATGCACAGTTATTGGAAGGTGCAAACGAAATGGATACCCATTTTAAAACTACCGATTTTGATCAAAATGCACCTGTGATTTTAGGGTTATTAAGCGTTTGGTACAATAACTTTTTTGGAGCAGAAAGCGAAGCACTAATTCCTTACACACAATATTTGCAAAAATTAGCACCTTACTTACAGCAAGGTACTATGGAAAGTAATGGTAAGAGTGTAGGTCGTGATGGGAAACCGGTAGATTACCAAACGGGAACAATCATCTGGGGAGAACCTGGAACCAATGCACAACATGCCTTTTTTCAATTGATTCACCAAGGAACAAAATTAATTCCTTCGGATTTTATTGGATATGTAAAACCACTTTACGGAGACGAAGATCATCATGACAAATTAATGTCTAACTACTTCGCTCAAACGGAAGCACTTTTGCACGGAAAAACAACTGCTCAGGTTCAAGCTGAATTTGATAAACAAGGACTAGATGCAGCTACAGCTGCTTATCTTTTGCCATTCAAAGTATTTACAGGAAACAAACCTACGAATACAATTTTGATCGAAAAGTTGTCTCCAAGGACATTAGGTTCATTAATCGCTATGTACGAGCATAAAATTTTCGTTCAAGGAATTATTTGGAACATCTTCAGTTTTGATCAATGGGGAGTTGAATTAGGTAAACAATTGGCTAATTCTATTTTAGAGGAAATCAATACTAAGTCTGTTAAAGATCACGACAGTTCTACTTCATTTTTGTTGAATTATTTTTTAAAAAATAAGTAA
- the dinB gene encoding DNA polymerase IV produces MDEPLLNRKIIHIDMDAFFASVEQFDNPELRGKPIAVGGSENRGVVAAASYEARKFGVRSAISGLQAKRNCPELIFVPPRFERYKEISKKIQAIFKDYTELIEPLSLDEAYLDVTQNKKGNPSASLLAEEIRTRIFNEVGLTASAGISINKFVAKIASDYNKPNGQKTVNPDEVESFLEVLAIRKFYGVGKVTTEKMYQLGIFTGLDLKSKSLEFLEKHFGKSGAFYYNVVRGIHNSPVKSNRISKSVAAEHTFETNLSSEIFMLEKLQGIAASLERRLKKNNVSGKTVTLKIKYSDFTQQTRSKTLPYFIADKGLILETVQELLYQERMKDSVRLLGISMSNLNTETTEKKVVVAVQLKFKF; encoded by the coding sequence ATGGATGAGCCGCTCTTAAATAGAAAGATTATACACATTGATATGGATGCATTTTTTGCCTCTGTAGAGCAATTTGATAATCCCGAATTAAGAGGAAAACCCATTGCCGTAGGTGGATCCGAAAATCGTGGTGTGGTAGCTGCTGCAAGTTACGAAGCACGGAAATTTGGAGTACGATCTGCCATCAGTGGTTTACAAGCCAAGAGAAATTGTCCCGAATTGATTTTTGTTCCTCCTCGTTTTGAGCGCTACAAAGAAATCTCCAAAAAAATTCAAGCCATTTTCAAGGATTATACCGAGTTGATTGAACCGCTCTCATTGGACGAGGCCTATCTAGACGTCACCCAAAACAAAAAAGGAAACCCCAGTGCAAGTCTTTTAGCAGAGGAAATTAGGACTCGTATTTTTAACGAAGTAGGTTTGACGGCATCGGCAGGAATTTCGATCAATAAATTTGTTGCCAAGATTGCTAGTGATTATAACAAACCCAACGGTCAAAAAACTGTAAATCCAGATGAGGTCGAGTCTTTTTTAGAAGTGTTGGCTATCCGGAAATTTTACGGAGTGGGGAAGGTAACTACTGAGAAAATGTACCAATTGGGTATTTTTACAGGATTAGATTTAAAATCAAAATCTTTGGAATTTCTAGAAAAACACTTTGGTAAGTCAGGTGCTTTTTATTACAACGTGGTTCGCGGAATTCACAACAGTCCCGTAAAATCAAATCGTATATCAAAATCAGTAGCAGCAGAACATACTTTTGAAACAAATTTATCTTCCGAAATCTTTATGTTGGAAAAATTGCAAGGGATAGCAGCTTCCTTAGAGCGAAGGTTAAAGAAGAATAACGTTTCAGGCAAAACGGTAACGCTTAAAATAAAATACAGCGATTTCACGCAACAAACCCGCTCTAAAACCTTGCCTTATTTCATAGCCGATAAAGGATTGATCCTGGAAACCGTTCAAGAACTTTTATACCAAGAACGAATGAAAGATTCGGTACGTTTACTTGGTATTTCTATGAGTAACTTGAATACGGAGACCACGGAAAAGAAAGTGGTTGTAGCAGTGCAGTTGAAGTTTAAGTTTTGA
- a CDS encoding patatin-like phospholipase family protein, with protein MKTRLLYMQRYITLILLLLAGFQLVAQEQKRPKVGLVLSGGGAKGFAHIGVLKVLEEAGVKVDYIGGTSMGAIVGGLYATGYNAAQLDSIFKATNFDELLSDYIPRSSKNFYEKQNDERYALVLPFDKFRIGIPEALSKGLYNFNLLSKLTRGVRYVRDFNELPTPFLCIGSNIETGKQVILDKGNLAQAMIISAAFPSLFSPIELNGELLIDGGVTNNYPIDEIKALGADIIIGVDVQNDLLDKKALNDATRILVQITNLHSIEKMKRNVLKTDIYIKPDIKDYGVISFDLGDEIVKKGEEAAFSVYEKLKALVDENNEYIKPPLNVKQEKLKIQKINCNELDNYTKEYITGKLRFKADTEITYKQLEQGVNNIDATHNFSSIDYFLTPNIEGGDDLNLVLKEQPIKSLLKFGLHYDELFKSAVLINVTQKKRFFKNDIASLDIVLGDNVRYNFDYYIEDGYNFNVGFKSQFNQFNRNVTNTQGSLDFAFLGTNTVNVDFKDITNQVYFQSWFLQKILMGGGLELKYLKIKSETLSNVNPVLDNSTYLSAFGYLKVDNLDDKHFPKKGWYFSGDINTYLWSSDYTNAFNPFTIMKGDFGGAISICNNFTVTIRNEAGFSVGDKSVPFLNFVLGGYGFNPINNFRPFYGYDFLSLGANSYIKSTVNLDYEFYKNNHFNFAANYANLGNKIFKNINDWVSVPKYSGYAIGYGLETIIGPIEIKHSWSPDNAKGFSWISIGFLF; from the coding sequence ATGAAAACCCGATTATTATATATGCAAAGATATATCACTCTTATTCTATTACTTCTTGCTGGTTTTCAGCTTGTAGCTCAAGAACAAAAAAGACCCAAAGTGGGTTTGGTTTTGAGTGGTGGTGGAGCAAAGGGTTTTGCTCATATTGGGGTATTAAAAGTACTCGAAGAGGCAGGAGTAAAAGTTGATTATATAGGAGGTACAAGTATGGGGGCCATCGTGGGTGGACTATATGCTACAGGTTATAATGCGGCTCAATTAGATTCGATATTTAAAGCAACTAATTTTGATGAATTATTAAGTGATTATATTCCGAGGTCGTCAAAGAATTTTTACGAAAAACAGAATGATGAACGGTATGCTTTAGTGTTGCCTTTTGATAAATTTAGAATCGGGATTCCAGAAGCACTTTCTAAAGGACTTTACAATTTTAATTTATTAAGTAAATTGACAAGAGGAGTAAGGTATGTTAGGGATTTTAATGAGTTACCTACCCCTTTTTTATGTATAGGTTCTAATATTGAAACAGGGAAACAGGTTATCTTGGATAAAGGTAATTTAGCGCAAGCCATGATTATTAGCGCTGCATTTCCATCTTTATTTTCTCCAATAGAATTAAATGGAGAATTGTTAATAGATGGAGGGGTAACTAATAATTACCCAATTGACGAAATAAAGGCTTTAGGTGCGGATATTATTATTGGTGTCGACGTACAAAATGATTTATTAGATAAAAAAGCTTTAAATGACGCAACACGCATATTGGTTCAGATCACCAATCTCCATTCTATTGAAAAAATGAAGAGGAATGTACTAAAAACAGATATTTACATTAAACCTGATATAAAAGATTATGGGGTGATTTCATTTGACTTAGGTGATGAAATTGTAAAAAAAGGGGAAGAAGCTGCTTTTTCAGTATATGAAAAATTAAAGGCTTTAGTTGACGAGAATAATGAATATATAAAGCCTCCTTTGAATGTAAAACAGGAGAAACTTAAAATTCAGAAGATTAATTGCAATGAGTTAGATAATTATACCAAAGAATATATTACGGGAAAATTACGTTTTAAGGCAGATACTGAAATAACGTATAAACAACTAGAGCAAGGAGTTAATAATATTGATGCCACTCATAATTTTAGCAGTATTGATTATTTTTTGACTCCTAATATTGAAGGAGGCGATGATTTAAATCTAGTATTGAAGGAACAGCCTATTAAATCACTTCTGAAATTTGGTTTACATTATGATGAGTTGTTTAAAAGTGCAGTTTTAATTAATGTAACGCAAAAGAAACGTTTTTTTAAAAATGATATTGCCTCTCTAGATATCGTACTAGGGGACAACGTGCGTTATAATTTTGACTACTATATAGAGGATGGATATAATTTTAATGTAGGTTTTAAATCGCAGTTCAATCAGTTTAACCGTAATGTAACCAATACTCAGGGGAGTTTAGATTTTGCCTTTTTAGGAACAAATACCGTAAATGTAGATTTTAAGGATATAACCAATCAGGTTTATTTTCAATCTTGGTTTTTGCAAAAAATTTTAATGGGAGGTGGTCTGGAGTTAAAATATTTAAAAATAAAATCAGAAACCTTGTCCAATGTGAATCCAGTATTAGATAATAGCACTTATTTAAGTGCTTTTGGTTACCTTAAAGTTGACAATCTTGATGATAAACATTTTCCAAAAAAAGGATGGTATTTTTCAGGAGACATTAATACCTATTTATGGTCTTCTGATTATACAAATGCCTTCAATCCATTTACAATAATGAAAGGAGATTTTGGGGGAGCAATATCTATTTGCAATAATTTCACGGTAACAATTAGAAATGAAGCGGGTTTTTCAGTAGGAGATAAAAGTGTGCCTTTTTTAAATTTTGTTTTAGGTGGCTATGGATTTAATCCAATCAATAACTTTAGGCCGTTTTATGGCTATGATTTTTTAAGTTTAGGGGCTAATAGTTATATAAAATCAACGGTTAATTTGGATTATGAGTTTTATAAAAACAATCATTTTAACTTTGCTGCTAATTATGCCAACTTGGGCAATAAAATTTTCAAGAACATTAATGACTGGGTTTCGGTGCCTAAATATTCAGGTTATGCAATTGGTTATGGGCTAGAAACTATTATTGGTCCAATCGAAATTAAGCACTCTTGGTCACCAGATAACGCAAAAGGGTTCTCTTGGATAAGCATTGGGTTTTTATTTTAA
- a CDS encoding DUF3108 domain-containing protein: MKKLVLFLILISIFGFDSRNDDAFGPGEWFKFRIHYGFVNAGYATLEVQDAVIDNKKAFHVIGKGYTTGMSRFFFKVDDLYESYIDKDSGNPYRFVRKIDEGGYTKNQEGFFNQPSNKILVKDYKNKNEKTFVIPNNTQDILSSFYYLRNHPGIDKLKIGESIVIDMFFDDETTKFKLKYVGREDITTKFGIVSTMVFRPLVQSGRIFKEQESLTVWISDDDNRLPIRIKASLAVGSIKADLEAFKGLSNPFKIKM, from the coding sequence ATGAAAAAATTAGTACTCTTCTTAATATTGATTTCCATCTTTGGTTTTGATTCTCGCAATGATGATGCTTTTGGACCAGGAGAATGGTTTAAATTTCGAATCCATTACGGCTTTGTAAATGCAGGATACGCAACACTTGAGGTTCAAGATGCTGTGATAGATAATAAAAAAGCATTCCACGTCATTGGAAAAGGTTACACTACTGGAATGTCTCGTTTCTTTTTTAAAGTAGATGATTTATATGAAAGCTATATAGATAAAGATTCAGGGAACCCATATCGTTTTGTAAGAAAAATAGACGAGGGTGGTTACACGAAAAATCAAGAAGGTTTTTTTAATCAACCGTCTAATAAAATCTTAGTAAAAGATTATAAAAACAAGAATGAGAAAACGTTTGTTATCCCTAATAATACCCAAGATATTTTATCTTCTTTTTACTACTTAAGAAATCATCCAGGTATTGATAAATTGAAAATTGGAGAATCAATCGTTATAGATATGTTTTTTGATGATGAAACCACAAAATTTAAGTTAAAGTATGTAGGTCGTGAAGATATTACCACTAAATTTGGAATCGTTTCTACAATGGTGTTTCGACCACTGGTTCAATCAGGTCGGATATTTAAGGAACAAGAGAGCTTAACTGTTTGGATATCAGATGATGACAATAGGTTGCCTATCCGAATAAAGGCTAGTTTAGCCGTTGGTTCAATAAAAGCAGATTTGGAAGCATTTAAGGGATTGAGCAATCCATTTAAAATAAAAATGTAA
- a CDS encoding Bax inhibitor-1/YccA family protein, producing MEFKSRNPFLNNKSFSPTSKAEQIHEATVIGQDQEMTLAGTINKTALLFLLLTASAMVIWWMAFNGMNPILPAIGGAIVGLVLVVISAFKPQYSGYLAPGYALFEGLFIGGISAIFEAQYPGIVIQAVGATFATFLVCLGLYKFKIVKVTEQFKSVVIAATFAIATYYLISWVVSMFTSFQPVHYGNSMMSIGISVFVIIIAALNIFLDFDRIEKGVQEKMPKYMEWFGAMGLMITLVWLYIEFLRLLSKLSSKD from the coding sequence ATGGAATTTAAATCACGCAACCCGTTTTTAAATAATAAATCATTCTCTCCTACTTCAAAAGCAGAGCAAATACATGAAGCAACTGTAATTGGTCAAGATCAAGAAATGACCCTTGCTGGAACGATTAACAAAACGGCATTATTATTCTTATTACTTACAGCTTCGGCAATGGTGATTTGGTGGATGGCTTTTAATGGTATGAATCCGATTCTCCCTGCTATTGGTGGCGCAATTGTTGGTTTAGTATTAGTTGTTATTTCGGCTTTCAAACCACAATATTCTGGTTATTTAGCTCCTGGATACGCCTTATTTGAAGGTTTATTCATTGGTGGTATCTCCGCTATTTTTGAAGCACAATATCCTGGAATAGTAATTCAAGCTGTAGGAGCTACTTTTGCCACTTTCCTAGTATGTTTAGGATTGTACAAATTCAAAATTGTAAAAGTAACTGAGCAATTTAAATCGGTTGTGATTGCGGCTACTTTTGCTATTGCAACATATTACCTGATTTCTTGGGTAGTTTCAATGTTTACTAGTTTTCAACCAGTACACTACGGAAATTCTATGATGAGTATTGGAATAAGTGTATTTGTAATTATTATTGCTGCTTTGAACATTTTCTTAGATTTTGATAGAATCGAAAAAGGGGTCCAAGAAAAAATGCCAAAATACATGGAGTGGTTTGGCGCTATGGGATTAATGATAACACTTGTTTGGTTATACATTGAATTCCTAAGGTTACTTTCTAAACTTTCAAGCAAAGACTAA
- a CDS encoding CYTH domain-containing protein, with protein sequence MMIEIERKFLVTSEAFKKEAFSEKRIKQGYLSSVPERTVRVRTKGDRGFLTIKGASNESGLSRFEWEKEITVEEAENLLLLCEKGTIDKTRFEVKVHGHVYEIDVFYGENKGLIMAEIELLSETQAFEKPSWLGQEVTGDKRYYNSYLSCNPYIHW encoded by the coding sequence ATGATGATTGAAATAGAACGCAAATTTTTAGTAACTTCTGAAGCATTCAAAAAAGAGGCATTTTCCGAAAAAAGAATTAAACAAGGTTATTTAAGCTCTGTTCCCGAAAGAACGGTTAGAGTTCGCACTAAAGGAGATCGTGGATTCTTGACCATTAAAGGCGCGTCAAATGAATCTGGACTGTCACGTTTTGAGTGGGAAAAAGAAATTACAGTAGAAGAGGCTGAGAATTTACTTTTATTATGCGAAAAGGGGACGATTGACAAGACACGTTTTGAGGTAAAAGTACACGGTCATGTTTATGAAATTGATGTGTTTTATGGAGAAAATAAAGGCTTGATTATGGCCGAAATTGAATTATTGTCCGAAACGCAGGCTTTTGAAAAACCATCTTGGCTGGGGCAAGAAGTAACGGGAGATAAACGATATTACAACTCGTATTTAAGTTGTAATCCTTATATTCATTGGTAG
- a CDS encoding septal ring lytic transglycosylase RlpA family protein produces the protein MRKSITLFFLIAIIGLATSQSSIVEKLKASLHKTSVSRDSVKTVKDTVRQEPHLKLKIFKKDANASYYHDKFNGRRTASGDKFDNNSYTAAHRKLPFGTKLKVTNQASGKSIIVEVTDRGPFSRGREIDLTRRGFMEIAKNKGIGIMVVTIEEVID, from the coding sequence ATGAGAAAATCGATAACACTATTTTTTTTAATAGCTATTATTGGACTAGCCACCAGTCAAAGTTCCATTGTTGAGAAATTAAAAGCTTCTTTGCATAAAACGTCAGTTTCTAGAGATTCCGTAAAAACTGTTAAAGATACTGTTCGTCAAGAACCGCACCTTAAGCTAAAAATTTTTAAAAAAGATGCGAATGCTTCCTATTATCATGATAAATTTAATGGGAGGCGAACCGCAAGTGGAGATAAATTTGATAATAACTCCTATACTGCAGCACATAGAAAACTTCCTTTTGGGACTAAATTAAAAGTAACCAATCAAGCAAGTGGTAAATCGATAATCGTTGAAGTGACTGATAGAGGTCCCTTCTCCAGAGGTCGTGAAATTGATTTGACCAGAAGAGGTTTTATGGAAATTGCTAAAAATAAGGGAATTGGTATTATGGTTGTAACTATCGAAGAAGTAATTGATTAG
- a CDS encoding IS3 family transposase has product MFACNLFGVDRQVYYRRIKRKVIKESKAIQAVSLVMDIRKSMPRLGTKKSYLLLLDELKPMKIGRDKLFDILRANHLLIQPKRSYHITTNSHHRFRKHQNKILDLEINRPDQVWVSDITYIGKRDKPCYLSIVTDAYSKKIVGYYVANNMNTESSVIALKMAIQQRKNKEVPLIHHSDRGLQYCANDYQNILSKNGILPSMTQNSDPYENAVAERINGILKQEFMIDKYNLDLKIMKKIVKESVDIYNELRPHYSNYMLTPNQMHLQNQIKMRTYKTKNTCKKVLASV; this is encoded by the coding sequence ATGTTCGCCTGTAATTTGTTCGGGGTAGACAGACAGGTTTATTATCGTAGAATTAAAAGGAAAGTTATCAAAGAATCTAAAGCAATTCAAGCGGTTTCATTGGTTATGGATATAAGAAAATCAATGCCTAGATTAGGCACTAAGAAATCATATCTTTTGTTATTGGACGAGCTTAAACCAATGAAAATTGGTAGAGATAAATTATTTGATATACTCAGAGCTAATCACTTATTAATCCAACCAAAACGCAGTTATCACATTACAACTAATTCACATCATCGCTTTAGAAAACACCAAAATAAAATTCTAGATTTAGAAATAAATAGACCCGATCAGGTTTGGGTTTCTGATATAACATACATTGGGAAAAGAGATAAACCGTGTTATTTAAGTATCGTTACTGATGCTTATTCTAAAAAGATAGTGGGTTATTATGTTGCTAACAATATGAACACCGAAAGCAGTGTTATAGCCCTAAAGATGGCTATACAGCAAAGAAAAAACAAGGAAGTACCTTTGATTCATCATTCAGACAGAGGATTGCAATATTGTGCCAATGATTACCAAAACATCCTAAGTAAAAATGGAATATTGCCAAGTATGACACAGAACTCTGATCCATATGAAAATGCGGTCGCTGAAAGAATAAATGGAATTCTAAAACAGGAATTTATGATTGATAAATATAATCTAGATTTGAAAATTATGAAGAAAATCGTAAAAGAATCAGTTGATATATATAACGAATTACGACCACATTATTCTAATTATATGCTAACACCAAATCAAATGCACTTGCAGAATCAAATTAAAATGAGAACATATAAAACAAAAAACACTTGCAAAAAAGTTCTTGCAAGTGTTTAA
- a CDS encoding peptidoglycan DD-metalloendopeptidase family protein, producing the protein MKHLVSIIIVLTTLFSCNKSEKKVEIKKTVKPKLEHSDFGFNYADFNVVEDTVKKGDTFGTILERQNIGDRKVYEIVQSVKDTFDVRVIRPNKAYTMLRSKNKTNKLEVFIYQRDALNYYVFDFRDTVIVAYKKTRPITIRKKSIGGVLKGSLSETLDRAGVDAGLASQITKVYSWTIDFFKLKKGDRFGIVFTERFVNDSIYNGVDELQGMFFEYKGKINYAFPFIKDASSGKVEFYDEDGKTLKNFFLKTPIKFSRISSRFSGNRFHPVQKRWKAHKGTDYAAPTGTPITTTASGVVEMTGYTAGNGNYVKVKHNGTYSTQYLHMSKILVRRGQRVTQGQVIGKVGSTGLATGPHVCYRFWKNGVQVDALRLNLPSGEPMTGTYKSKYLQTIEPLKRELDSIGNL; encoded by the coding sequence TTGAAGCATTTAGTATCCATTATTATCGTATTAACTACGCTATTCTCTTGCAATAAATCAGAAAAAAAAGTAGAAATAAAAAAAACAGTAAAACCTAAATTAGAGCATTCGGATTTTGGATTTAACTATGCTGATTTTAATGTTGTTGAGGATACAGTTAAAAAGGGGGATACTTTTGGAACTATTCTAGAAAGACAAAATATAGGTGATCGTAAGGTTTATGAAATAGTTCAAAGTGTAAAAGATACTTTTGACGTTAGAGTTATTAGGCCTAATAAAGCGTATACTATGCTCCGGTCTAAAAATAAAACTAATAAACTAGAGGTTTTTATTTATCAACGAGATGCTTTAAATTATTACGTTTTTGATTTTAGAGATACTGTTATTGTAGCCTACAAAAAGACGAGGCCTATTACAATAAGAAAGAAAAGTATTGGAGGTGTTTTAAAAGGATCCTTGTCTGAAACACTTGACAGGGCTGGTGTAGATGCTGGATTAGCAAGTCAGATTACTAAAGTATATTCTTGGACCATCGACTTTTTTAAGTTAAAAAAAGGAGATCGTTTTGGAATCGTATTTACAGAACGTTTTGTAAATGATTCTATATATAATGGCGTTGACGAGCTTCAAGGGATGTTTTTCGAGTATAAAGGGAAAATTAATTATGCATTTCCATTTATCAAAGATGCTTCTTCAGGCAAAGTCGAATTTTACGACGAGGACGGAAAAACCCTGAAAAATTTCTTTCTAAAAACACCTATTAAATTCAGTCGAATATCCTCACGTTTTTCAGGTAATAGATTTCACCCCGTACAGAAACGATGGAAAGCACACAAAGGAACGGATTATGCCGCACCAACTGGAACACCTATAACTACTACTGCTTCTGGAGTGGTAGAAATGACAGGTTATACCGCTGGAAACGGGAATTATGTCAAGGTAAAACACAACGGAACTTATTCTACTCAATATTTACACATGTCTAAGATTTTAGTGCGACGTGGGCAAAGAGTTACACAAGGTCAGGTTATTGGTAAGGTGGGAAGCACTGGGTTAGCTACTGGTCCTCACGTATGTTATCGTTTTTGGAAAAATGGTGTTCAAGTGGATGCTTTGAGGTTAAATTTGCCTTCAGGTGAACCTATGACAGGAACTTATAAGTCTAAGTATTTACAAACTATAGAACCGCTCAAGAGAGAATTGGACAGCATAGGGAATTTGTAA